The following are encoded together in the Anaerolineae bacterium genome:
- a CDS encoding DPP IV N-terminal domain-containing protein, producing the protein MIRLSLTLARIVLLLLVALGMPGWSSSLGKAQGTAEGRIAFTAWHRGNWDIYTIRTDGSDLRRVTIDPSEERDPAWSPDGTALAYTARRGRQWDIYVRDLSTGQERQLTADRPYDGLPAWSPDGQWIAYESMAAGDLDVWLIPSEGGEAVNLTQDSPAGDFGPAWAPVGPYRGWLAFTSWRFGDKDVFLINPTSGELRQITHDPSDEELAGWSADGRALYLFRDEDERREVWSLDVMNLTAGPVRRTWLTRVTAVTATDEGLAVIYRRADGEGLLRFSDDGDVLPTYLVWRAHLSGRIAWHPSPLASGELVLAGATALDDAPLPNDGQRVARFVELPGVEASGPASLSSEVADSFLALRRRVREETGYDFLSRLSEAWRPPFFESDASDYLSWHKTGRAVDLLLDYFDESGQPLLERVREDMGGETFWRLYLRCRDQDGSCGRPLTDRTWDLSYRARAYEGWGRGGLPGVLLGRYFVDFTALAREYGWRRISSYEEPDFDWRTNLKALEYWHYERRDGQQWYLLMLQVLDRSQAEAYFTWEEAMRHGVDEFYAVLKGLPLPASMGRWRALRP; encoded by the coding sequence ATGATACGACTGTCCCTGACCCTGGCGCGCATAGTCCTGCTCCTCCTCGTCGCGCTCGGCATGCCCGGCTGGTCATCCTCCTTGGGCAAAGCTCAGGGCACGGCTGAGGGTCGTATCGCCTTCACCGCCTGGCACAGGGGCAACTGGGACATTTACACCATCCGCACCGATGGCAGCGACTTGCGCCGCGTGACTATTGACCCCAGCGAAGAGCGTGATCCGGCCTGGTCGCCTGATGGTACGGCGCTGGCTTACACCGCCCGACGCGGCCGACAGTGGGACATCTACGTGCGCGATCTCAGCACCGGCCAGGAGCGGCAGCTCACCGCTGATCGTCCCTACGACGGCTTGCCGGCCTGGTCGCCCGACGGCCAGTGGATCGCCTACGAGTCCATGGCCGCGGGTGATCTGGATGTATGGCTGATCCCGTCTGAGGGCGGTGAGGCGGTCAACCTGACACAAGATAGCCCGGCGGGGGACTTCGGCCCGGCTTGGGCACCGGTTGGCCCTTACCGCGGATGGCTAGCTTTCACCTCCTGGCGTTTCGGCGACAAGGACGTGTTCCTCATCAACCCCACGTCCGGAGAGCTTCGACAGATCACCCACGACCCCAGCGACGAGGAGCTAGCTGGTTGGTCGGCAGATGGTCGCGCGCTCTACCTCTTTCGGGATGAAGATGAGCGACGCGAGGTGTGGTCACTCGATGTGATGAACTTGACAGCCGGCCCTGTGCGTCGGACATGGCTGACGCGTGTGACGGCGGTGACGGCAACTGATGAGGGCCTGGCGGTGATCTATCGCCGGGCCGACGGCGAAGGGCTATTGCGGTTTTCCGACGATGGCGATGTATTGCCGACCTATCTGGTATGGCGGGCGCATCTGAGCGGCCGGATCGCCTGGCATCCGTCCCCCCTGGCCAGTGGCGAGCTGGTGCTCGCCGGCGCAACTGCGCTGGATGACGCGCCCCTGCCCAACGATGGCCAGCGGGTGGCTCGCTTTGTCGAGCTCCCAGGTGTTGAGGCATCCGGGCCGGCCTCGCTCTCCAGCGAGGTGGCCGATAGCTTCCTGGCCTTGCGTCGGCGGGTGAGGGAGGAGACGGGGTATGATTTCCTGAGCCGATTGAGCGAGGCCTGGCGTCCCCCGTTCTTTGAGAGCGATGCCTCCGATTATCTGAGCTGGCATAAGACTGGCCGCGCGGTGGACTTGCTTCTGGATTATTTCGACGAGAGCGGCCAACCGTTACTGGAGCGCGTCCGAGAGGACATGGGAGGCGAGACCTTCTGGCGATTGTACCTCCGTTGCCGCGATCAAGATGGCTCCTGTGGGCGTCCTCTCACTGATCGAACCTGGGACTTGAGTTATCGAGCCCGGGCGTATGAGGGCTGGGGCCGTGGCGGGCTGCCCGGCGTGCTACTCGGCCGGTACTTTGTGGACTTTACGGCGTTGGCTCGTGAATATGGCTGGCGTCGCATCAGCAGCTATGAGGAGCCCGATTTTGATTGGCGCACCAACCTTAAGGCGTTGGAGTATTGGCATTACGAGCGGCGAGATGGGCAGCAATGGTATCTGCTGATGCTGCAGGTCCTCGATCGCAGTCAGGCTGAGGCGTACTTCACTTGGGAAGAGGCGATGCGGCATGGCGTGGACGAGTTCTATGCGGTGCTGAAAGGGCTACCGCTGCCGGCGTCCATGGGGCGTTGGCGCGCGCTGCGGCCGTGA
- a CDS encoding DUF2007 domain-containing protein, whose protein sequence is MSAVVLGLLSQLRKQAAQRAVRSRGGRMSSPPIEVYRAANEMEAQVVKGRLESEGIPTFLRREAIGPVFGFSVGALAEVQVLVPAPLAERARELLAETEANTEPEEL, encoded by the coding sequence ATGAGCGCTGTAGTGCTGGGGTTGCTAAGCCAGTTACGCAAACAGGCCGCTCAGAGGGCCGTGCGGAGCCGAGGGGGCCGTATGTCCAGCCCTCCCATCGAGGTCTATCGCGCTGCCAATGAGATGGAAGCACAGGTCGTTAAAGGACGGCTGGAGAGCGAGGGCATTCCCACGTTTTTGCGTCGTGAGGCGATCGGCCCCGTGTTTGGGTTCTCCGTGGGCGCGCTGGCCGAGGTGCAGGTGCTGGTGCCCGCTCCCCTGGCCGAGCGCGCTCGTGAGCTTCTGGCAGAGACAGAGGCCAACACTGAGCCTGAGGAGCTATGA
- a CDS encoding metal-dependent hydrolase yields the protein MSTILTWYGHAALGLEVAGKHILVDPFLSSNPAATVSPETVLADYILISHGHGDHVGDALVIARRTGATVISNYEIATWFEKQGVSVHPQHIGGGFRHPFGYLKLTAALHGSALPDGSYGGNPAGFLLTTPEGSKIYMACDTGLFGDMRLIGEEGIDLAVLPIGDNFTMGPDDALRAVKLIEPRHVIPIHYSTWDLIAQDPHAWAERVKAETKAIPHVLKPGESFRL from the coding sequence ATGTCTACGATCCTTACCTGGTATGGCCATGCGGCTCTCGGTCTGGAGGTCGCTGGCAAACATATCCTGGTTGACCCGTTTCTCTCCAGCAATCCGGCAGCTACAGTAAGCCCGGAAACGGTGCTGGCCGATTACATCCTGATTTCTCATGGCCATGGCGATCACGTCGGCGATGCACTGGTCATCGCCCGACGCACAGGGGCCACCGTGATCAGCAACTACGAGATCGCCACCTGGTTTGAGAAACAGGGGGTGAGCGTTCATCCCCAGCACATCGGCGGCGGCTTTCGCCATCCGTTTGGCTATCTGAAGCTGACCGCCGCGCTCCACGGCTCGGCGCTGCCTGACGGCTCCTATGGTGGCAACCCGGCCGGCTTCCTGCTCACTACGCCTGAAGGCAGCAAGATCTACATGGCCTGCGATACAGGCCTCTTCGGCGACATGCGCCTGATCGGCGAGGAGGGCATTGACCTGGCGGTGTTGCCCATCGGCGACAACTTCACCATGGGGCCGGACGATGCCCTGCGAGCCGTTAAGCTGATCGAGCCCCGGCATGTGATCCCCATCCACTACAGCACCTGGGACCTCATCGCCCAGGATCCCCACGCCTGGGCCGAGCGGGTGAAGGCGGAGACGAAGGCCATCCCCCACGTCCTCAAGCCCGGCGAGAGCTTTCGCCTATGA
- a CDS encoding class II aldolase/adducin family protein, whose protein sequence is MNERALRQQLSDIGRQAVAYGLVKAISGNLSARLPGADEFLITPSGDALDALIPDELVCMGLDGQVRAGARKPSSEYLLHLAIYRRRPEINAIVHLHPPLATIVGTALGEVRPVTFEGLYFLGQVAIVPAILPGTEELAQAAAEATDHSRVLILQHHGSVCVGSTLQEALYRSIELEETCRLIVISRAIGAEAYLPGWAVERMRGRGY, encoded by the coding sequence ATGAACGAGCGCGCTTTACGCCAACAGCTCAGCGACATCGGCCGCCAAGCTGTCGCTTACGGCCTGGTGAAGGCTATCAGTGGCAACCTCAGCGCCCGCCTCCCCGGCGCGGACGAATTCCTGATCACCCCCTCCGGCGACGCGCTGGATGCCCTGATCCCAGACGAACTGGTGTGTATGGGGCTGGATGGCCAGGTGCGAGCTGGGGCGCGAAAGCCCTCTAGCGAGTACCTCTTGCACCTGGCCATCTACCGGCGTCGTCCGGAGATCAACGCCATTGTCCATCTGCACCCGCCGTTGGCGACCATAGTGGGCACTGCCCTGGGCGAGGTGCGTCCCGTCACCTTTGAGGGGCTATACTTCCTGGGCCAGGTGGCCATCGTGCCGGCCATCCTGCCGGGCACCGAGGAACTGGCCCAGGCGGCCGCCGAGGCCACCGACCACAGCCGGGTGCTCATCCTGCAACATCACGGCTCAGTATGTGTGGGCAGCACCTTGCAAGAGGCATTGTATCGCTCGATCGAGCTGGAGGAGACATGCCGGCTCATTGTGATCTCGCGCGCCATTGGCGCTGAGGCTTATCTACCAGGCTGGGCAGTGGAACGGATGCGCGGGCGAGGTTATTAA
- a CDS encoding D-alanyl-D-alanine carboxypeptidase: protein MDNPSRLRSYWYCSSKGRWRQDRLWLGWILCVAWALVGFGPPILTSGGTPPAWRLYPDQVKKLVSATRMPPITAQAALLADAQTGEILLSRNADQPLPPASTTKIMTALIVLERARPDEVVTVSASALIGDAAMGLAAGEQLTVEELLYGLLMASGNDAAMALAEHVGGSVEGFVALMNQRAVEMNLRETYFVNPHGLDAPGHVSSAIDLLAMARAGLSYELFARIVATPQARVAGRLLVNRNELLTTYLGADGVKTGTTDAAGQCLVASATREGHRAIAVVLGSQDRYADSRALLDHYFTYFGWLRLALPHDGFNRVRWGDGRVRELSAASEPEVFLPRWQWPLVRVTRVIRGDGEPGSPAGKAIFSVSSRTLAEVPLRWKEP, encoded by the coding sequence ATGGACAATCCCTCCCGCTTACGCTCTTACTGGTATTGTAGCTCTAAAGGCCGATGGCGTCAAGATCGCCTGTGGCTGGGATGGATCCTGTGCGTGGCATGGGCGTTGGTGGGCTTTGGGCCACCCATTCTGACCAGCGGCGGCACCCCTCCAGCCTGGCGGTTGTACCCCGATCAGGTAAAGAAGCTGGTGAGCGCAACCCGGATGCCACCCATCACCGCCCAGGCGGCCCTTCTGGCCGATGCCCAGACCGGCGAGATCCTGCTAAGCCGCAATGCCGATCAGCCGCTGCCGCCGGCCAGCACGACCAAGATCATGACCGCGCTGATCGTCTTAGAGCGTGCCCGCCCGGACGAGGTGGTGACTGTGTCCGCGTCGGCTCTGATCGGCGACGCAGCGATGGGGCTGGCAGCGGGAGAACAGCTCACCGTCGAGGAGCTATTGTACGGGTTGCTGATGGCCTCCGGCAACGACGCTGCAATGGCATTGGCCGAACATGTGGGTGGGTCCGTTGAGGGTTTTGTGGCCCTAATGAACCAAAGGGCTGTCGAAATGAATTTAAGAGAGACTTATTTTGTGAACCCCCATGGTTTAGACGCACCGGGGCACGTCTCCAGTGCCATAGACCTGCTGGCGATGGCCCGCGCCGGGCTGTCCTATGAGCTGTTCGCCAGGATTGTGGCGACGCCGCAGGCACGGGTGGCCGGCCGTCTGTTAGTCAACCGCAACGAGCTGCTGACGACTTATCTAGGCGCCGACGGCGTGAAGACCGGGACAACCGATGCGGCCGGCCAATGTTTGGTGGCCTCGGCCACGCGCGAGGGGCACCGGGCCATTGCGGTGGTACTGGGCAGCCAGGATCGGTACGCGGACAGCCGCGCCCTGCTCGATCACTACTTCACCTACTTTGGCTGGCTACGGCTCGCGTTGCCCCATGACGGGTTCAACCGGGTGCGCTGGGGAGATGGCCGGGTACGTGAGCTAAGCGCGGCATCTGAGCCGGAGGTGTTCCTGCCTCGCTGGCAATGGCCGCTGGTGCGGGTAACTCGCGTGATCCGCGGAGATGGGGAGCCAGGAAGCCCCGCCGGCAAGGCGATCTTCTCCGTAAGCTCGCGTACGCTGGCCGAGGTGCCGCTACGCTGGAAGGAGCCGTGA
- a CDS encoding rRNA pseudouridine synthase produces MPLERLQKVLAHAGIASRRACEELIRQGRVTVNGVIVTELGVKVDPERDHIRVDGERVRPSEPRRYLLVHKPAGYLSVMDDPHGRRDLGDLVESSERLFPVGRLDMASEGLILLTNDGELANHLMHPRYEHPKTYLVLVRGQPRERDLWELRRGIKLEDGHTAPARVERVAGWPRELAGDWWQNTPNEFGLTTWLRITLHEGKKRQIRRMLSTVGYPVLRLIRVGLGPLRLGKLPPGQSRPLTPYELRLLRHPLHADARARGTRRPAEGDSSACRSLPELPYRRRRRKR; encoded by the coding sequence ATGCCACTGGAAAGGCTACAAAAGGTGTTGGCCCATGCCGGGATCGCCTCGCGTCGAGCCTGCGAGGAGCTGATCCGCCAGGGGAGGGTGACCGTGAACGGGGTCATCGTGACCGAATTGGGCGTCAAGGTGGACCCAGAGCGCGATCATATCCGGGTAGATGGCGAGCGAGTGCGGCCGTCGGAGCCGCGTCGGTACCTCCTAGTGCATAAGCCGGCAGGCTATCTAAGCGTCATGGATGACCCACATGGCCGGCGGGATTTGGGAGATCTGGTCGAGAGCAGCGAGCGGCTCTTCCCCGTTGGCCGGCTGGACATGGCCAGCGAAGGGTTGATTCTATTGACGAACGACGGCGAGCTAGCAAATCATCTCATGCACCCACGCTATGAACATCCCAAGACGTACTTGGTGCTGGTACGGGGACAGCCGCGGGAGCGGGACCTGTGGGAGCTACGGCGGGGGATAAAACTGGAAGATGGGCACACAGCACCGGCGCGCGTAGAGCGAGTGGCCGGCTGGCCGCGCGAGCTTGCTGGGGATTGGTGGCAGAATACGCCAAATGAATTCGGCCTGACCACCTGGTTGCGTATCACTTTACACGAGGGAAAGAAACGGCAGATCCGGCGCATGCTGAGCACAGTGGGCTATCCAGTACTGCGCCTTATCCGAGTGGGATTGGGGCCGTTACGCTTGGGCAAGTTGCCACCAGGTCAATCCCGGCCCTTAACCCCCTATGAGCTTCGTTTATTGCGACATCCTCTGCACGCCGATGCCAGGGCTAGAGGGACCAGACGTCCTGCTGAAGGTGATTCGTCGGCGTGCCGCTCGCTTCCAGAATTGCCTTACCGACGCAGGAGAAGGAAGCGATGA
- the cmk gene encoding (d)CMP kinase, protein MTRPSVITIDGPAASGKSTVGQRLAKALGYLYFDTGVIYRAVTLAALRRKLDLADEEALVRLAEQIRIDVIPPTLDDGRQYTVLIDGEDVTWDLRRPEVEAHVSLVSAYPGVRAALLTQQRRIAAGGRVVMVGRDIGTVVVPDADLKIYLDASPEERARRRYLELRARGQLVDYEEILTAMRQRDQTDSQRATAPLRPAEDAIIVDSTHMDIEAVLNHILALVQNFAGEDTRTVWEER, encoded by the coding sequence ATGACGCGTCCCTCGGTGATCACTATTGACGGGCCGGCGGCCTCAGGCAAGAGCACAGTCGGCCAAAGGTTGGCTAAGGCGTTGGGATATCTGTACTTCGACACGGGCGTCATATACCGGGCAGTCACTTTGGCCGCGCTGCGTCGAAAGCTGGACCTGGCCGATGAAGAGGCGCTCGTTCGCTTGGCGGAGCAGATCCGGATTGACGTGATTCCGCCCACTTTGGACGATGGGCGACAGTACACAGTGCTGATCGATGGTGAGGATGTCACCTGGGATCTGCGTCGGCCGGAGGTGGAGGCCCATGTCTCGCTCGTCTCAGCCTACCCAGGGGTGCGGGCTGCTCTGCTGACGCAACAGCGACGGATCGCAGCCGGCGGGCGCGTGGTTATGGTCGGGCGCGATATTGGCACCGTGGTGGTGCCGGATGCCGACCTGAAGATCTACCTTGATGCGTCCCCGGAAGAGCGAGCGCGACGGCGTTATCTGGAGTTGCGGGCGCGCGGGCAGCTGGTGGATTACGAAGAGATCTTGACGGCGATGCGACAACGGGATCAAACCGACTCGCAACGAGCTACTGCGCCGCTGCGCCCAGCGGAGGACGCCATCATCGTGGACTCGACGCACATGGACATAGAAGCTGTGCTAAATCACATCCTGGCATTGG